One genomic region from Gemmatimonadota bacterium encodes:
- a CDS encoding DNA repair exonuclease translates to MRLVHLADLHIGYRQYQRLTPAGINQREADVAGTFKRAIDRTIELRPDFVLIAGDVFHTVRPSNPAILHAFLQFARLVSSLPDAKVVMVAGNHDTPRTAETGCILRLFSPLGITVVEGDAQRLEFPEQGVSILAVPDMPSGVPALTPDPAAQRNILLLHGEVEGVLPDYARRMERSSVEISKDQIEPTRWDYVALGHYHVHREVAPNAYYSGSIDYTSANPWGEIHEERAAGLHDPVRGGKGIIEWDLETATHTFHPLTVSRPLVDLPRLDGTSMTARELDEAIQERVDSSRVPIDDNVARLVITNVSRHVARQMDPKAVRDVKRRALHFNLDVRRPELVLRSASGAPGRRPSLPEILRDKLESRPISAEIDRAAFVSLGMEYLTMADAAATAIPVSDSL, encoded by the coding sequence ATGCGGCTGGTCCATCTCGCCGATCTTCACATTGGCTACCGGCAGTATCAGCGATTGACTCCCGCTGGAATCAATCAGCGTGAAGCCGATGTCGCCGGCACGTTCAAGCGGGCGATCGACCGGACCATCGAATTGCGTCCCGACTTCGTTCTCATCGCGGGCGACGTATTTCACACGGTGCGTCCGTCCAATCCCGCGATCCTGCACGCCTTCCTGCAATTCGCGCGTCTCGTTTCGTCGTTGCCGGATGCGAAGGTCGTGATGGTCGCTGGCAATCATGACACCCCACGCACAGCCGAAACGGGTTGCATCCTTCGCCTTTTCTCGCCGCTCGGAATCACGGTCGTCGAAGGTGATGCACAGCGACTGGAGTTTCCGGAGCAGGGCGTCTCGATTCTGGCGGTTCCGGACATGCCGAGCGGCGTTCCGGCGCTTACACCCGATCCTGCGGCGCAGCGGAACATTCTGCTGTTGCACGGCGAGGTGGAGGGCGTGCTGCCGGATTACGCGCGGCGCATGGAGCGATCCAGCGTCGAGATCAGCAAGGATCAGATCGAGCCGACGCGCTGGGACTACGTGGCGCTCGGCCACTATCACGTTCACCGCGAAGTGGCGCCGAACGCTTACTACTCTGGCTCGATCGATTACACCAGCGCCAATCCGTGGGGTGAGATTCACGAGGAGCGGGCCGCCGGATTGCACGATCCGGTTCGCGGGGGGAAGGGCATCATCGAGTGGGACCTCGAGACAGCGACCCACACCTTTCATCCACTCACCGTCTCCCGCCCGCTGGTGGACCTTCCGCGACTCGATGGCACGTCGATGACGGCGCGGGAACTCGACGAGGCAATACAGGAAAGAGTGGATAGTTCGCGCGTGCCGATAGACGACAACGTAGCGCGGCTCGTGATCACCAACGTGTCGCGACACGTTGCGCGTCAGATGGACCCCAAGGCTGTGCGCGACGTGAAGCGGCGTGCATTGCACTTCAACCTCGACGTGCGCCGCCCGGAGCTCGTGCTTCGTAGTGCGAGCGGGGCGCCGGGAAGACGTCCGTCGCTGCCGGAGATACTGCGCGACAAGCTGGAATCACGACCGATTTCCGCGGAGATCGATCGTGCTGCATTCGTGTCGCTCGGTATGGAATATCTGACCATGGCGGATGCTGCGGCGACAGCCATTCCAGTGAGCGACTCGCTGTGA
- a CDS encoding ATP-binding protein, producing the protein MTEILGRVVATERKPNTPHEFHFWTALDSPVGIGTIVRVDGRRPVEGQIPHIYGIVTEGFSYTDLLTPMHDVLGHDGAPGSAGFASAERSEIRLYSAAVLRQIPEEPLQPVPMGDVFLAQEEDVNVALRMDGYLRDGSHTGIPIGVYRAGGTDATIFLDADFLVGPEAAHLNITGVSGLATKTSAVEWILASLFAHFPESRGSIAAVCFNVKGPDLCFLDLPGKLDDGDRALYDKMGVPARPFQNVQYYAPYSARGFSLNTLRSNEALAHNVTPLTWGLREVLQYAEVLLNRDDIDAKADALIDFITRSVIDQTFTDPMLTRPHVVQSFADLEDWFRDVLRGLENGNKESWRTHHVATIRKVRNRLSNISVRCAGLVTDSGPVSDLPFGEFEDRATYVVDVANLEEDAQDLIFARVVSKLREHLERRDLGVKHVVVFVDELNKYAPGDGPDTYVRKMLLDIAERGRYLGLVLFSAQQFRSQVHRRVVGNSGTSVFGRMDADELSAPGYAVLSPATRTKLATLEKGQLMIRHPHFTQPIFVRFPRPAVMAGRLGAEQYPQGGEVSLEAAVYRALRGRDSSITLQAVEDAIGLHDEGDVLRALAVTLKERPADMLGTFRARLPKRITQSVQQRPQVAALRGAPNDDPYGA; encoded by the coding sequence GTGACCGAAATACTTGGAAGGGTCGTCGCGACGGAGCGGAAGCCCAACACGCCGCACGAGTTTCATTTCTGGACAGCGCTGGATTCGCCGGTAGGCATTGGCACGATAGTGCGCGTCGATGGACGCCGGCCGGTTGAAGGGCAGATTCCGCACATCTACGGAATCGTGACCGAGGGTTTCAGCTACACCGATCTGCTCACCCCGATGCACGACGTGCTGGGGCATGATGGTGCGCCGGGATCGGCCGGGTTCGCATCTGCAGAGCGGTCGGAGATCCGGCTCTACAGCGCCGCGGTATTGCGACAGATCCCCGAGGAGCCGCTGCAACCGGTGCCGATGGGCGATGTGTTTCTCGCGCAGGAGGAAGACGTCAACGTTGCGCTGCGGATGGATGGTTATCTGCGCGACGGTAGCCACACGGGGATTCCGATCGGCGTGTATCGCGCTGGTGGAACGGACGCGACGATCTTTCTCGACGCGGATTTTCTGGTCGGGCCGGAGGCAGCGCATCTGAACATCACTGGCGTGTCGGGTCTGGCGACGAAGACGAGCGCGGTGGAGTGGATACTGGCATCGTTGTTCGCTCACTTTCCGGAGAGCCGCGGATCGATTGCCGCGGTATGCTTCAACGTGAAGGGGCCGGATCTCTGCTTTCTCGATCTGCCGGGCAAGCTGGATGACGGTGACAGGGCGCTGTACGACAAGATGGGTGTTCCGGCGCGGCCGTTTCAGAACGTTCAATACTACGCACCCTACTCGGCACGCGGCTTCTCTCTCAACACTCTGCGCTCGAACGAGGCGCTCGCGCACAACGTGACTCCGCTCACGTGGGGGTTGCGCGAGGTGCTGCAGTACGCCGAGGTGTTGCTCAATCGGGACGACATCGACGCGAAAGCGGACGCGCTGATCGATTTCATAACGCGCAGCGTGATCGATCAGACCTTCACCGATCCAATGCTCACGCGGCCGCACGTAGTGCAGTCGTTTGCGGATCTGGAAGACTGGTTTCGCGACGTGTTGCGCGGACTCGAGAACGGCAACAAGGAAAGCTGGCGCACTCATCACGTTGCGACGATCCGCAAGGTTCGCAACCGGCTGTCAAACATATCGGTGCGATGTGCTGGGCTGGTCACCGACTCGGGACCGGTGAGCGATCTGCCTTTTGGCGAGTTCGAGGATCGCGCGACTTACGTGGTGGACGTCGCGAATCTGGAGGAGGATGCGCAGGATCTGATCTTCGCACGCGTAGTGTCCAAACTGCGGGAGCATCTGGAGCGGCGCGACCTGGGCGTGAAGCATGTAGTGGTGTTCGTCGACGAGCTGAACAAGTATGCACCAGGCGACGGGCCGGACACGTACGTGCGCAAGATGCTGCTGGACATCGCCGAGCGAGGGCGGTATCTGGGGCTGGTGCTGTTCAGTGCGCAGCAGTTCAGGTCGCAGGTGCATCGCAGAGTCGTGGGCAACTCGGGCACCTCGGTGTTCGGAAGAATGGATGCGGACGAGTTGAGTGCACCTGGTTACGCGGTGCTCTCACCTGCAACGCGGACCAAGCTCGCGACGCTCGAGAAGGGTCAACTGATGATCCGGCATCCGCATTTCACCCAGCCGATATTCGTGCGGTTCCCGCGGCCGGCGGTCATGGCTGGTCGTCTCGGGGCCGAGCAATATCCGCAAGGCGGAGAGGTGTCGCTGGAAGCGGCCGTATACCGCGCGCTCCGTGGGCGCGATTCGTCGATCACGCTGCAGGCTGTGGAAGACGCGATCGGGTTGCACGATGAGGGCGACGTGCTTCGCGCGCTCGCGGTGACTCTCAAGGAGCGACCAGCGGACATGCTCGGCACCTTCCGCGCGCGGTTGCCAAAACGAATCACGCAGTCCGTGCAGCAGCGGCCGCAGGTGGCCGCGCTTCGCGGCGCACCGAACGACGATCCATACGGAGCCTGA
- a CDS encoding Lrp/AsnC ligand binding domain-containing protein, with amino-acid sequence MISAIVLVRADPQRIPQCATKLAGIEGVSRVYSVSGDWDLVALVEVPDFESVARVVTEEVSTAPGLQKTQTLTAFRVYSKGDLEQAWDIGVN; translated from the coding sequence ATGATCTCCGCCATCGTGCTGGTGAGGGCCGACCCGCAGCGGATCCCGCAATGTGCCACCAAGCTGGCCGGGATTGAAGGGGTATCGCGCGTGTACTCCGTGAGTGGCGACTGGGATCTCGTCGCTCTTGTGGAGGTTCCCGACTTCGAAAGCGTCGCGCGCGTGGTAACCGAGGAGGTTTCCACGGCGCCGGGTCTGCAGAAGACACAGACCCTGACGGCATTCCGAGTGTACTCGAAGGGTGATCTGGAGCAAGCGTGGGACATCGGTGTCAATTGA
- a CDS encoding thymidine kinase, which produces MSVAYQHTGGWIEVVAGVMFSGKSEELIRRIRRALIARKRVQVFKSRLDERYAGINAVSSHDGRTVEAIPVDTAAQIAQRLDPTAQVIGIDEAQFLDPGIITLVTTLADTGRRVIIAGTDTDFRGEPFGAMPQLMAIAESVDKLHAICVLCGGPATRNQRLIDGKPAPYESPQIMVGAADRYEARCRMCHSVPRLDAAQVRMF; this is translated from the coding sequence GTGAGTGTCGCATACCAGCACACCGGCGGCTGGATCGAGGTAGTCGCCGGCGTCATGTTCAGTGGCAAGAGCGAGGAGCTCATTCGCCGTATCCGGCGCGCACTCATCGCGCGAAAGCGCGTCCAGGTGTTCAAGTCGCGCCTGGACGAGCGCTACGCCGGCATCAATGCTGTCTCGAGCCACGACGGGCGGACGGTGGAGGCGATTCCTGTCGACACGGCTGCACAGATCGCACAACGATTGGATCCCACCGCGCAGGTGATCGGGATAGATGAAGCGCAGTTTCTCGATCCGGGAATCATCACACTCGTCACGACGCTCGCTGACACCGGACGGCGCGTGATAATTGCCGGCACCGACACCGACTTTCGTGGCGAGCCGTTTGGCGCCATGCCGCAGCTCATGGCGATCGCCGAGAGCGTGGACAAGCTACACGCGATCTGTGTGCTCTGCGGCGGACCCGCAACACGCAATCAGCGACTTATTGACGGGAAGCCCGCGCCGTACGAGAGTCCACAGATCATGGTCGGCGCAGCGGACCGGTACGAAGCACGGTGCAGGATGTGCCATAGCGTGCCGCGGCTGGACGCCGCGCAGGTGCGCATGTTCTGA
- a CDS encoding type II secretion system protein: MTFAASSSAAHRAGRRRSGFTLLEVMLSITILLLVFAMAVPLFRSQVQAMGSTAGRSDAQQNVRFAISTMERQIRVAGAGVSDQQPLLVQADPFAVTFDADYAARDTAAEGGAFGAVYYDPDLPAGSTMSMTPAHQITLPVSSTVWPTTSYFRGGPPSAAETISFWVAPDNSPGSSGRYALFRRVNAMPIDTLARGMILDPLTPPFTYQIINAAGAVVDVPASSLPAIHVPIHGSPADTGSSALTDEIRFVKVHLIGSFIERDGTKTQRPADASIRLLNAGLLNHATCGDAPVFGQSVTAVAPTSNQVVLSWGRATDDGGGEKDVEKYVIYRRLVGDVFADPLASIPAGQPTYTFTDTQVSSTNTWVYGVAAEDCGGQFSPIAASNQVTVP, translated from the coding sequence ATGACCTTCGCCGCGAGCTCGAGCGCGGCTCACCGTGCGGGACGGAGGCGCAGCGGATTCACGCTGCTTGAAGTCATGCTGTCGATCACCATTCTGCTGTTGGTGTTCGCTATGGCCGTTCCGCTCTTCCGCTCACAGGTGCAGGCAATGGGCAGCACCGCTGGACGATCCGACGCTCAGCAGAACGTGCGCTTTGCCATCTCGACGATGGAGCGGCAAATACGCGTTGCCGGTGCCGGGGTTTCCGATCAGCAACCGCTGCTCGTGCAGGCCGATCCATTCGCCGTGACGTTCGACGCCGACTATGCGGCGCGCGATACGGCAGCCGAAGGCGGCGCGTTCGGCGCGGTGTACTACGATCCCGATCTTCCGGCCGGCTCGACGATGAGCATGACGCCGGCGCATCAGATCACGCTACCGGTCTCGTCGACCGTGTGGCCGACGACGTCGTACTTTCGTGGCGGACCGCCGAGCGCTGCGGAAACCATTTCCTTCTGGGTCGCACCGGACAACAGTCCGGGTTCGAGCGGCCGGTACGCGCTGTTTCGGCGCGTGAACGCGATGCCGATCGACACGCTGGCGCGCGGGATGATACTCGATCCCCTCACGCCTCCGTTTACGTATCAGATAATCAACGCTGCTGGTGCCGTCGTCGACGTTCCGGCGTCGTCGCTGCCGGCGATTCACGTTCCCATACACGGGTCGCCGGCGGACACCGGATCATCGGCCCTCACCGACGAGATTCGCTTTGTGAAGGTTCATTTGATTGGCAGCTTCATCGAGCGCGACGGAACCAAGACTCAACGGCCGGCGGATGCATCGATCCGGTTGCTCAATGCCGGTCTGTTGAATCACGCGACATGCGGCGACGCGCCGGTCTTTGGGCAGTCAGTGACTGCTGTCGCGCCAACATCCAATCAGGTAGTACTGAGCTGGGGTCGTGCGACAGATGACGGCGGTGGCGAGAAGGATGTGGAGAAGTACGTCATCTATCGACGCCTGGTAGGCGACGTGTTTGCAGATCCGCTCGCCTCGATACCAGCTGGACAGCCGACCTACACGTTCACAGACACGCAGGTGTCGAGTACCAACACGTGGGTCTACGGAGTGGCTGCTGAAGATTGCGGCGGCCAGTTCTCTCCAATTGCGGCGAGTAATCAGGTAACTGTTCCATAA
- a CDS encoding prepilin-type N-terminal cleavage/methylation domain-containing protein → MIKGVRKGMTLVEVMIAVTILATAMLSIASFMGKFARIAAVSDVKNTANELASQRLEEIKNAPRYTAIDTLYPGTVALATPYVGYTRKTQVTHTGGGSSDLYDYKTITVTVSNPRLGTPIKRTTMIAAF, encoded by the coding sequence ATGATCAAGGGCGTACGAAAGGGAATGACGCTGGTCGAAGTCATGATCGCAGTGACGATTCTCGCCACCGCGATGCTCAGCATTGCGAGCTTCATGGGCAAATTCGCGCGCATCGCCGCCGTCAGCGACGTCAAGAACACCGCGAATGAGCTCGCCTCCCAACGGCTCGAAGAAATCAAGAACGCGCCGCGTTACACTGCGATCGACACGCTCTATCCTGGTACCGTGGCACTCGCGACACCATATGTCGGCTACACGCGGAAGACGCAGGTCACGCACACGGGTGGCGGGTCGAGCGATCTCTACGACTACAAGACGATTACCGTAACCGTCTCCAATCCCAGACTCGGCACGCCGATCAAGCGTACGACGATGATAGCCGCGTTCTGA
- a CDS encoding type II secretion system protein: protein MAKTVRAGFTLIEMLIVVSIVGILAALALPRLKAAQFDADTGMRTVQIALQQAQRVAIVRQTDVMVSFDTTGRRIRVVYDANDNHQVDPGETVRWTQLEDGTRFILPPAGVQLSASASVVGSSLASRDNYPTVYYHRDGAVSSELELYLSSYRINKSDMRAIHVRQATGRVQSYRYNGSTWIGAGL, encoded by the coding sequence ATGGCGAAAACCGTTCGCGCGGGATTCACGCTAATCGAGATGTTGATCGTGGTGTCCATCGTGGGCATTCTGGCCGCACTCGCTTTGCCACGCCTCAAGGCCGCACAATTCGACGCGGATACGGGCATGCGTACGGTGCAGATCGCGCTTCAGCAGGCCCAGCGAGTCGCGATCGTGCGTCAGACCGACGTCATGGTCAGCTTCGATACAACCGGGCGACGCATACGCGTGGTTTACGACGCAAACGACAATCATCAGGTTGACCCCGGAGAGACCGTTCGCTGGACGCAACTCGAGGATGGGACTCGTTTCATTCTACCACCCGCTGGAGTGCAGCTCAGCGCCAGTGCATCCGTGGTCGGCAGCAGCCTTGCCAGTCGTGACAACTACCCGACCGTCTACTACCATCGTGACGGTGCGGTGAGCAGTGAGCTGGAGCTGTATCTGTCGTCTTATCGAATCAACAAGTCGGACATGCGCGCGATTCACGTTCGACAGGCAACGGGGCGCGTGCAGTCGTACCGCTACAACGGGAGCACCTGGATAGGAGCGGGACTATGA
- a CDS encoding helix-turn-helix domain-containing protein, which translates to MTTKASENIYVSVIVTLTSHPGRLARIRSAARDSHTVIACDSWEQIFSTCRDRMVHAAVLDLEIAASPSFDPIRRFKRMNPTVALIGYTTCTLERVHHIFDAGRYGFEALVIADIDDGPSAFSRAIERASARGVAGMVRNNLAPAVDPMATDALLTAITRAHERLTPASLAQEMGVGGRRLSRALAASGYPSAHKLIMWGRLIVAAALMDGTRHSSDRIALTLRFPSGSAFRNNCRRYLGATPSEIRARGGATLVFSLLRDGIAANRRSSDL; encoded by the coding sequence GTGACAACCAAAGCATCTGAAAACATCTACGTGAGCGTCATCGTCACTCTGACGAGCCATCCAGGGCGCCTTGCCCGGATCAGGTCCGCCGCGCGCGACAGCCACACGGTTATCGCCTGCGACAGCTGGGAACAGATTTTTTCCACATGCCGTGACCGGATGGTTCACGCCGCGGTTCTGGACCTCGAAATAGCAGCATCGCCGAGCTTCGACCCCATCCGCCGGTTCAAACGCATGAATCCGACGGTTGCGCTCATCGGATACACGACTTGCACCCTTGAAAGGGTACATCACATTTTTGACGCAGGACGCTACGGCTTCGAGGCCCTCGTCATCGCCGACATCGACGACGGGCCGTCGGCATTCTCACGCGCAATCGAGAGAGCCTCGGCGCGGGGTGTCGCGGGAATGGTGAGGAACAACCTGGCGCCAGCCGTCGATCCGATGGCCACGGACGCCTTGCTGACAGCGATCACCAGAGCCCATGAGCGACTAACGCCGGCGAGCCTGGCGCAGGAAATGGGGGTGGGCGGCCGACGACTCTCGCGCGCACTCGCCGCATCGGGATATCCGTCGGCGCACAAGCTCATCATGTGGGGAAGGCTCATCGTTGCGGCGGCGCTCATGGACGGAACGCGCCACAGCAGCGACCGGATCGCGCTCACCTTGCGCTTTCCATCGGGCAGCGCGTTCCGCAACAACTGTCGGCGTTACCTGGGAGCCACCCCGTCGGAAATCCGTGCGCGCGGCGGTGCGACTCTGGTTTTCAGCCTGCTGCGCGATGGAATTGCGGCGAACCGTCGGTCTTCGGACCTGTAG
- the coaE gene encoding dephospho-CoA kinase (Dephospho-CoA kinase (CoaE) performs the final step in coenzyme A biosynthesis.), which produces MLYIGLTGNIASGKSEVAARFARHGATIVDADVLARDAVAVGSPAFERVVARWGKGILAPDGTLDREALRHTVFADPAQLEELNAIVHPGVNKLRRKMVAEARKRGDAVLIYVVPLLFERRLAGEFDQIILVDAPQVLRLKRLVELRGISPEDAANMISAQMPAELKRARANFVIENDGSLEQLDEQVMDVWSRLTASGARPSLAV; this is translated from the coding sequence ATGCTATACATAGGCTTGACTGGCAACATTGCCAGCGGAAAGTCCGAGGTTGCGGCCCGATTCGCGCGGCACGGGGCGACCATAGTGGACGCGGACGTTCTGGCTCGTGACGCGGTCGCGGTTGGTTCGCCGGCGTTCGAGCGCGTCGTCGCTCGTTGGGGCAAGGGAATTCTGGCGCCTGATGGAACGCTCGACCGGGAGGCATTGAGGCATACCGTCTTCGCCGACCCGGCCCAGCTGGAAGAGTTGAACGCGATAGTCCATCCCGGCGTCAACAAGCTGCGCCGGAAGATGGTGGCCGAGGCGCGAAAGCGCGGCGACGCGGTGCTTATCTATGTGGTGCCGCTGTTGTTCGAGCGACGGCTTGCAGGCGAGTTCGATCAGATCATCCTGGTCGATGCGCCACAGGTCCTGCGGTTGAAGCGGCTCGTGGAGCTGCGCGGGATATCACCCGAAGACGCCGCCAATATGATCTCCGCTCAGATGCCCGCCGAGCTCAAGCGGGCGCGCGCGAACTTCGTAATCGAGAATGATGGTTCGCTCGAGCAGCTGGACGAGCAAGTGATGGACGTGTGGTCGCGGTTGACAGCCTCCGGCGCCCGGCCTAGCTTGGCGGTCTGA
- the gcvH gene encoding glycine cleavage system protein GcvH, which produces MANVPGDLLYTAEHEYIRDRGDGIVEVGITDYAQGELGDVVYLELPKVGTSFARHDVFGTIEAVKAVSELFAPLAGEVTEVNTRLDGEPAIVNSDPFGEGWMIRLKVKDPDEMATLLKPDAYSSQIG; this is translated from the coding sequence GTGGCCAACGTTCCCGGCGACCTGCTTTACACGGCTGAGCATGAATACATTCGCGATCGCGGCGACGGCATCGTCGAGGTCGGCATCACCGACTACGCTCAGGGCGAGCTCGGCGACGTCGTTTATCTCGAGCTGCCGAAGGTTGGTACGTCCTTCGCCAGGCATGACGTGTTCGGGACGATCGAGGCGGTGAAGGCTGTTTCGGAGCTGTTCGCCCCGCTGGCTGGTGAGGTCACGGAAGTGAATACCAGGCTGGATGGCGAGCCGGCGATCGTGAATAGCGATCCCTTCGGCGAGGGCTGGATGATCCGGTTGAAGGTCAAGGATCCGGACGAGATGGCTACGCTGCTAAAGCCTGACGCCTACAGCTCGCAGATAGGCTGA